In a genomic window of Thunnus thynnus chromosome 16, fThuThy2.1, whole genome shotgun sequence:
- the LOC137199656 gene encoding platelet-activating factor receptor-like: MTGILASSTEPNYMAGRPELNSSAGNDSGFLDSEFRYQLFPAAYGIIFILGLFANLYVLFVLRCLREAKAMGEIRIYMTNLTVADLLFVCALPFWIGYYSRHGNWIYKDFMCRLTGSLFFINTYCSVLFLSAISVNRYWAVTKPLDAASSDHRRRGIIVSVVIWAVTIAMAIPYLVSPGTNEDGNVTRCFEGYQNQTDFAKKIVASTHFTIIGVFLVVFFLVVVCNLLIARALLSQKAPQSEMGSAKIQSRKSHRTVSFLSKKPRGLKRRALQMLVAVVGVFVLCFLPHHIIQGFWTLAVLQIREGWGHVDWDQNTLQVLNDAHQITLVLMGLNCILDPVVYYFSTRRFRRFIMAHMIKFTKGDRCSHTVTSQISMDSRNQSQRRQSEHQGPELD; this comes from the exons ATG ACGGGAATTCTGGCTTCAAGCACAGAACCAAATTACATGGCAGGAAGGCCTGAATTGAATTCTTCAGCTGGTAATGACTCAGGCTTCCTGGACTCTGAGTTTCGTTATCAACTCTTCCCAGCCGCCTATGGTATCATCTTCATCCTGGGTCTCTTCGCTAACCTCTACGTGCTGTTTGTCCTGCGCTGCCTGCGTGAGGCCAAGGCCATGGGTGAAATCCGCATCTACATGACCAACTTGACCGTTGCTGAtctcctgtttgtgtgtgcacttcCATTCTGGATTGGCTATTATAGTCGCCACGGTAACTGGATCTACAAAGACTTCATGTGCCGGCTGACTGGCTCGTTGTTCTTCATCAACACCTACTGCTCCGTCCTCTTCCTTTCAGCCATTAGCGTCAACAGATACTGGGCAGTCACCAAGCCTCTGGACGCAGCCTCTTCGGACCACAGGCGCCGTGGGATCATCGTGTCCGTTGTCATCTGGGCAGTGACCATAGCAATGGCTATTCCATATCTGGTTTCTCCGGGGACCAACGAAGATGGGAATGTCACTCGCTGTTTTGAGGGGTACCAGAATCAAACTGATTTTGCAAAGAAAATAGTGGCTTCCACTCATTTCACGATAATTGGAgtgtttttagtagttttttttcttgtcgTAGTGTGCAATCTCCTTATCGCCCGAGCCTTACTTTCTCAAAAGGCTCCTCAGTCAGAAATGGGGTCTGCAAAAATTCAATCCAGAAAGTCCCACAGGACCGTATCATTCTTGTCTAAAAAACCCAGGGGTTTGAAACGGAGGGCTCTGCAGATGTTGGTGGCAGTCGTGGGGGTGTTTGTTCTGTGCTTCCTGCCTCACCATATCATTCAAGGCTTCTGGACACTGGCAGTGTTGCAGATCAGAGAGGGCTGGGGTCACGTGGACTGGGACCAGAACACTCTGCAGGTGCTCAACGACGCACATCAGATCACCCTGGTTCTTATGGGCCTCAACTGCATTTTGGATCCTGtggtttattatttttccacaAGGAGGTTTAGGAGGTTCATTATGGCTCACATGATAAAGTTCACAAAGGGAGACAGGTGCTCACACACGGTCACGTCACAGATCTCCATGGACAGCAGGAATCAGAGCCAGAGACGACAGAGCGAGCACCAAGGGCCTGAGTTGGATTAA